In one Ornithinimicrobium pratense genomic region, the following are encoded:
- a CDS encoding TrkH family potassium uptake protein, giving the protein MPHLWAYPARLVTLAFLLQVLVGTSLLMLPASRADGVPADLLVAAFTTVSATCVTGLVTVDTATHWSPFGQVVIMGLIQVGGIGVMTLATLLALKVRGRLGLRTSLAAQADSHSRDLGEVRGVVGRVVGLSLVIEAVVAVALTLRFAFGYGMDPVTAAWHGIFHAVSSFNNAGFALYTDNVIAFVGDIWIIGPLCAAVILGGLGFPVLRELLRGRPVTRWSVHTRLTIWGTSTLFAVGIALFWIFESQPGGTLAGMPPVTQAVGALGGGVFPRTAGFNAVDYAAITDETEAITMVLMFIGGGSAGTAGGIKVTTFLLLAVVIWSEVRGEPDVIVGHRRISNAVQRQALAVSLLAVALVIVSTITLMILTDLPSLDVGFEAVSAFATVGLSTGITAQFPPAGQLLLMVLMFLGRVGPITVASALALNTRHRHYQFPEERPIVG; this is encoded by the coding sequence GTGCCGCACCTGTGGGCCTACCCCGCCCGACTTGTCACCCTGGCCTTCTTGCTGCAGGTCCTCGTGGGTACCTCGTTGCTGATGCTGCCGGCCTCCCGCGCCGACGGTGTCCCGGCGGACCTGCTCGTGGCCGCCTTCACGACCGTCTCCGCCACCTGCGTCACCGGGCTCGTCACCGTGGACACCGCCACGCACTGGTCACCCTTTGGCCAGGTGGTCATCATGGGCCTGATTCAGGTCGGCGGGATCGGGGTGATGACGTTAGCCACCCTGCTCGCTCTCAAGGTGCGGGGCCGGCTCGGGCTGCGGACGTCGCTGGCCGCCCAAGCAGACTCCCACAGCCGGGACCTAGGGGAGGTCCGTGGGGTGGTGGGGCGCGTAGTCGGCCTGTCGCTGGTCATCGAGGCCGTGGTCGCCGTCGCCCTCACCCTGCGCTTCGCGTTCGGGTATGGCATGGACCCGGTCACTGCGGCCTGGCACGGCATCTTCCACGCGGTGTCCTCCTTCAACAACGCCGGCTTCGCCCTGTACACCGACAACGTCATCGCCTTTGTGGGCGACATCTGGATCATCGGGCCCCTCTGCGCGGCGGTCATCCTCGGCGGCCTGGGGTTTCCCGTGCTGCGCGAGCTGCTGCGCGGGCGACCAGTGACCCGGTGGAGCGTCCATACCCGGCTCACGATCTGGGGGACGTCTACGCTGTTCGCGGTCGGCATCGCGCTGTTCTGGATCTTCGAGTCCCAGCCCGGGGGGACTCTCGCGGGAATGCCTCCTGTCACCCAGGCGGTCGGTGCCCTCGGCGGCGGTGTGTTTCCGCGGACCGCCGGCTTCAACGCCGTGGACTACGCGGCCATCACCGACGAGACCGAGGCCATCACGATGGTCCTGATGTTCATCGGCGGCGGCAGTGCGGGCACGGCCGGAGGGATCAAGGTGACCACCTTCCTGCTGTTGGCGGTGGTCATCTGGTCCGAGGTCCGTGGCGAGCCGGACGTCATAGTCGGTCACCGACGCATCAGCAACGCGGTCCAGCGCCAAGCCCTCGCGGTGTCGCTGCTGGCGGTCGCGCTGGTCATCGTCTCCACCATCACGCTGATGATCTTGACCGACCTGCCCTCTCTCGACGTCGGTTTCGAGGCGGTCTCGGCCTTCGCGACGGTCGGACTGTCCACCGGGATCACCGCGCAGTTCCCCCCGGCCGGCCAGCTCCTCCTGATGGTCCTCATGTTCCTGGGTCGCGTCGGTCCGATCACCGTCGCCAGCGCCCTGGCGCTGAACACCCGACACCGCCACTACCAGTTCCCCGAGGAGCGACCCATTGTTGGCTAG
- a CDS encoding potassium channel family protein: MLARKRKQSRTAATVPVLVVGLGRFGSAVCETLVRQGVEVLAIDVDNDRVQKYADEFTHTVRADATDGEAMRQLGVPDLTKAVVAIGSDIEASVLSVITLSEAGLDTIYAKAITRKHGKILRTIGASHVIYPEFVMGQRVAHMVTGGLSDYLEFEDEFAIARSYAPAETWDRPLSESAIRTRHTITVVGVKRPGQPFTYAVPETIIHQGDELVLSGRIPDVERFTTLAARERLRTNASRRSP; encoded by the coding sequence TTGTTGGCTAGAAAGAGGAAGCAGTCCCGTACCGCCGCCACCGTACCGGTGCTGGTGGTCGGTCTGGGCAGGTTCGGCAGCGCCGTCTGCGAGACGCTCGTGCGCCAGGGAGTCGAGGTCCTGGCCATCGACGTCGACAACGACCGAGTGCAGAAGTATGCCGACGAGTTCACCCACACCGTGCGCGCCGACGCCACCGACGGCGAGGCCATGCGCCAGCTCGGCGTACCCGACCTCACCAAGGCTGTCGTGGCCATCGGCTCCGACATCGAGGCCAGCGTGCTGTCGGTCATCACCCTCAGCGAGGCGGGCCTGGACACCATCTACGCCAAGGCCATCACCCGCAAGCACGGCAAGATCCTGCGGACCATCGGCGCCTCCCACGTCATCTACCCCGAGTTCGTCATGGGTCAACGCGTCGCGCACATGGTCACCGGAGGCCTGTCGGACTACCTGGAGTTCGAGGACGAGTTCGCGATCGCCCGCAGCTACGCCCCGGCCGAGACCTGGGACCGGCCGCTGTCGGAATCAGCTATCCGCACCAGACACACCATCACGGTCGTAGGGGTCAAACGCCCCGGACAGCCATTCACCTACGCGGTGCCCGAGACGATCATTCACCAAGGTGACGAACTCGTCCTGTCCGGGCGCATCCCCGACGTCGAACGCTTCACCACCCTCGCCGCACGAGAACGGCTCCGCACCAACGCCAGCAGACGATCCCCCTGA
- a CDS encoding IS110 family transposase yields the protein MSNRSGVSRGDRNRNARLARLRAAVPVSNAIVGIDLAERKQMVVVCDHDSRVLARRTFRCKAWDLGAALDWAAGHAARRGFSGVTVSCEPTGHRWRILGQLATDRGMGFVCVQPTISSWARKSEDLTFDKTDDKDAVLIARLVGQLRCYLPEPVDETWGRLRHLGTRRAQLLEEHVACVQQLRDLLECVWPAVLTAAAQPFKSTTWVAALTVILRRDGGDLDRTRRLGAARFERLVRTEMVRRGKVRPCLRIVRKVYAALADRAGVLDHRAGALERAEWVLSDWDTARAQQVDVEIRMVTVLDQLDLTGLVTTIPGLSAVGAAAILAETGDLSRFTSARAVVKHAGLAPRERMSGTFTGKARLTGAGRPGLRTAAWRAVWGCLQTNKVYAARYRHLTTRETNKLKATQAQTIIAAAILRQLHAVVVHRQAWDPALAAGTTKTQGPLVAA from the coding sequence ATGTCTAACCGTAGTGGTGTCTCGCGTGGTGACCGGAACAGGAACGCCCGGCTGGCCCGGCTGCGTGCAGCGGTCCCGGTAAGCAATGCGATCGTTGGCATCGACCTGGCCGAGCGCAAGCAGATGGTTGTGGTGTGCGACCACGACTCCCGGGTCCTGGCCCGGCGCACCTTTCGGTGCAAGGCCTGGGACCTGGGGGCGGCGTTGGACTGGGCCGCCGGCCACGCTGCCCGGCGCGGCTTCAGTGGGGTGACTGTGTCGTGCGAGCCGACCGGGCACCGGTGGCGGATCCTGGGCCAGCTCGCCACCGACCGGGGCATGGGCTTTGTGTGCGTGCAGCCGACGATCTCCTCGTGGGCGCGCAAGTCTGAGGATCTGACGTTCGACAAGACCGACGACAAGGACGCCGTCCTGATCGCCCGGCTGGTCGGACAGCTGCGCTGCTACCTTCCCGAGCCGGTCGATGAGACCTGGGGCCGGTTGCGTCACCTGGGCACCCGCCGCGCCCAGCTGCTCGAGGAGCACGTCGCGTGCGTGCAGCAGCTGCGTGACCTGCTCGAGTGCGTCTGGCCCGCGGTCCTGACCGCGGCCGCGCAACCGTTCAAGTCCACCACCTGGGTCGCCGCACTGACCGTCATCCTGCGCCGCGACGGCGGCGACCTGGACCGGACCCGTCGCCTGGGCGCGGCCCGGTTCGAGCGTCTTGTCCGGACCGAGATGGTTCGTCGTGGGAAGGTGCGCCCGTGCCTGCGGATCGTGCGGAAGGTGTACGCCGCCCTGGCCGACCGTGCCGGTGTCCTGGACCACCGGGCCGGGGCGCTGGAACGCGCGGAGTGGGTGCTGAGTGACTGGGACACGGCCCGGGCCCAGCAGGTCGACGTGGAGATTCGCATGGTCACCGTCCTGGACCAGCTAGACCTGACCGGCCTGGTCACCACCATCCCCGGCCTGTCCGCGGTCGGCGCCGCGGCGATCCTGGCCGAGACCGGGGACCTGTCCAGGTTCACCTCCGCCCGGGCCGTGGTCAAGCACGCCGGCCTGGCCCCGCGGGAGCGGATGTCGGGGACGTTCACCGGCAAGGCGAGGCTGACCGGCGCCGGACGACCTGGCCTGCGGACCGCGGCGTGGCGGGCGGTGTGGGGGTGCCTGCAGACGAACAAGGTCTACGCCGCCCGGTACCGGCACCTGACCACCCGGGAGACGAACAAGCTGAAGGCGACGCAGGCGCAGACCATCATCGCCGCGGCGATCCTGCGCCAGCTGCACGCCGTCGTCGTCCACCGCCAGGCCTGGGACCCCGCCCTGGCCGCCGGCACCACCAAGACCCAGGGGCCGCTCGTGGCGGCCTGA
- a CDS encoding endonuclease/exonuclease/phosphatase family protein, whose amino-acid sequence MSPCTLLALNVSTPTPNRARGLLELLWPADDDVWVLTETSGGEGTRLIAQVCRAAGHSVHVTDLAGAGGRGVMVVVRRPDLRAEVEELAGPTVLPGRVLPLQVVAGERRLRLLGVYGAASDPVRYSSSAQRRRKREWLASLGEWLNVWRATCPELPAVLLGDLNLVDPLHDDQLRNVLPEETAMLEALSGEHGLTDAFRRLHPTSRQVSWMDHSGVGCRYDHAFVTADLVPSVRACDLMQSPARPG is encoded by the coding sequence GTGTCCCCTTGCACGCTGCTCGCCCTCAACGTCTCGACGCCCACCCCGAACCGTGCCCGCGGCCTGCTGGAGCTGCTCTGGCCGGCCGATGACGACGTGTGGGTGCTCACTGAGACGTCAGGCGGTGAGGGCACCCGGCTGATCGCGCAGGTATGCCGTGCGGCAGGGCACAGCGTCCACGTCACCGACCTCGCGGGCGCCGGGGGGCGGGGCGTCATGGTGGTGGTGCGACGTCCCGACCTACGCGCCGAGGTGGAGGAACTGGCCGGCCCGACGGTGCTGCCGGGGCGGGTGCTGCCCCTGCAGGTGGTGGCGGGCGAGCGGCGGCTGCGGCTCCTCGGCGTCTACGGCGCGGCCAGTGACCCGGTGCGCTACTCCTCCTCCGCTCAGCGCCGGCGCAAGCGGGAGTGGTTAGCGTCGCTGGGCGAATGGCTCAATGTATGGCGCGCCACGTGCCCTGAACTGCCCGCGGTGCTCCTTGGCGACCTCAACCTCGTCGACCCGCTGCACGACGACCAGCTCCGCAACGTCCTGCCCGAGGAGACAGCCATGCTCGAGGCGCTGAGCGGCGAGCACGGCCTGACCGACGCCTTTCGGCGTCTGCACCCGACGTCAAGGCAGGTCAGCTGGATGGACCACAGCGGGGTCGGCTGCCGCTACGACCACGCGTTCGTGACCGCCGACCTCGTGCCCAGCGTGCGGGCGTGCGATCTGATGCAGTCCCCCGCGAGGCCGGGTTGA
- a CDS encoding RDD family protein: MSWPMNNPNERQPWQGGPVDQPPTAGASPIPPYAPPPPQPGASGTQAQPGAWGQPPQPGVWGPQQQPGVWSPQDTVPGPSHLPHQRPQLRYAHWGERVAATLIDALLVLGVTIVVNLVTFGLLGDPGGLVGLAAWAYVAWLNGSRGQSPGKALTGLKLVRDVDGTTLGGPVGLVRTLLLGMIGTFTFGFLWVLAVVWPAWDPKKQALHDKMFGAVVISGHQPMKFGKDLFLP, from the coding sequence GTGAGCTGGCCCATGAACAACCCCAACGAACGGCAGCCCTGGCAGGGCGGCCCCGTGGACCAGCCGCCGACGGCAGGTGCCTCACCGATCCCGCCCTATGCTCCCCCGCCGCCGCAGCCGGGTGCATCGGGCACGCAGGCGCAGCCGGGTGCGTGGGGCCAGCCACCCCAGCCCGGGGTATGGGGTCCGCAGCAGCAGCCGGGCGTGTGGAGCCCGCAGGACACCGTCCCCGGCCCCTCACATCTCCCCCACCAGCGCCCACAACTGCGTTATGCCCACTGGGGCGAGCGGGTGGCGGCGACGCTGATCGACGCGCTGTTGGTCCTCGGCGTCACCATCGTGGTCAACCTGGTGACCTTCGGCCTGCTGGGTGACCCGGGCGGCCTGGTCGGCTTGGCCGCGTGGGCCTACGTCGCCTGGCTCAACGGCAGCCGGGGCCAGTCCCCCGGCAAGGCGCTGACGGGTCTGAAGCTCGTACGGGACGTTGACGGCACGACTCTGGGCGGCCCCGTCGGCCTCGTGCGGACCCTGCTGTTAGGGATGATCGGCACGTTCACCTTCGGCTTCCTGTGGGTGCTGGCCGTCGTCTGGCCGGCCTGGGACCCCAAGAAGCAGGCGCTGCACGACAAGATGTTCGGCGCTGTGGTCATCTCCGGCCACCAGCCGATGAAGTTTGGCAAGGACCTTTTCCTGCCCTGA
- a CDS encoding SLC13 family permease — MEVEQQSPGERAPEIEPRTRKVRYGGLAGGLAAALLVYFIMPADVAHSARLTAATAILMAVWWMTEALPIPATALLPLVVFPVLGDASVNDIGANYGNSIIFLFMGGFMIALAMQRWNLHRRIALVTVRAMGTNPSMVVLGFMVATGFLSMWVSNTATAVMMIPIGVSVLLLVAKLGTEIEGPEGTEGQAADEMDMQSEEVKAAVIKSNFGTALMLGIAYAASIGSLGTIIGTPPNTLLVGYLAENHDIQIRFVDWMIVGVPIAIVFMFICWWLLTKVFYKPEITQIPGGRDLMTQEIRKLGPMSQGEMRVLGMFLLAAVSWVSIPLIWPDDTPISDAGIAMAVAILLFVLPAGAARGVRLLDWDSAKELPWGVLILFGGGLALSSQFGASGLTEWIGEVTSGVGGLPVVLAVAIFAAGVLFLTELTSNTATAATFLPVAGGIAIGIGVDPMLLAIPVALAATCAFMLPVATPPNAIAYGSGYVTIPQMVKAGLYLNLIGIVLITATTMTLAVWVFSIVY, encoded by the coding sequence ATGGAGGTCGAGCAGCAGTCGCCTGGCGAGCGCGCGCCGGAGATCGAGCCGCGCACCCGCAAGGTGAGATACGGCGGGCTGGCCGGTGGCCTCGCGGCCGCTCTCCTCGTCTACTTCATCATGCCCGCCGACGTCGCGCACTCGGCCCGGCTGACCGCCGCCACCGCCATCCTGATGGCGGTGTGGTGGATGACCGAGGCGCTGCCGATCCCGGCCACCGCGCTGCTGCCGCTCGTGGTCTTCCCGGTGCTGGGCGACGCGAGCGTCAACGACATCGGCGCAAACTACGGCAACAGCATCATCTTCCTCTTCATGGGCGGCTTCATGATCGCCCTGGCCATGCAGCGGTGGAACCTGCACCGGCGCATCGCCCTGGTGACGGTGCGCGCCATGGGGACCAACCCCTCGATGGTGGTGCTCGGCTTCATGGTCGCCACCGGCTTCCTCTCGATGTGGGTCTCCAACACCGCCACCGCCGTGATGATGATCCCGATCGGTGTCTCCGTGCTCCTGCTGGTGGCCAAGTTGGGCACCGAGATCGAGGGACCCGAGGGGACGGAGGGCCAGGCCGCCGACGAGATGGACATGCAGTCCGAGGAGGTCAAGGCCGCGGTCATCAAGTCCAACTTCGGCACGGCGCTGATGCTCGGCATCGCCTACGCCGCCTCGATCGGATCGTTGGGCACCATCATCGGCACCCCACCGAACACGCTGCTGGTCGGCTACCTGGCCGAGAACCACGACATCCAGATCCGCTTCGTCGACTGGATGATCGTGGGAGTGCCGATCGCGATCGTCTTCATGTTCATCTGCTGGTGGCTGCTCACCAAGGTGTTCTACAAGCCGGAGATCACGCAGATCCCCGGCGGCCGGGACCTGATGACGCAGGAGATCCGCAAGCTGGGCCCGATGTCTCAGGGCGAGATGCGCGTGCTGGGCATGTTCCTCCTCGCCGCCGTCTCCTGGGTCAGCATCCCGCTCATCTGGCCGGACGACACCCCGATCTCGGACGCGGGCATCGCCATGGCGGTGGCCATCCTGCTCTTCGTGCTGCCGGCCGGTGCCGCCCGTGGTGTGCGGCTCCTCGACTGGGACTCGGCCAAAGAGCTGCCGTGGGGCGTGCTGATCCTCTTCGGTGGTGGCCTGGCACTCTCGAGCCAGTTCGGTGCCTCAGGCCTGACCGAGTGGATCGGTGAGGTCACCAGCGGGGTCGGCGGCCTCCCGGTCGTGCTCGCCGTGGCGATCTTTGCCGCCGGAGTCCTCTTCCTCACCGAGCTGACCAGCAACACCGCGACCGCGGCGACCTTCCTGCCCGTCGCCGGCGGCATCGCGATCGGCATCGGTGTCGACCCGATGCTCCTGGCCATCCCGGTGGCCCTGGCCGCGACCTGCGCGTTCATGCTGCCCGTGGCGACCCCGCCCAACGCGATCGCCTACGGCTCGGGCTACGTGACCATCCCGCAGATGGTCAAGGCTGGTCTCTATCTCAACCTGATCGGCATCGTGCTGATCACGGCCACCACGATGACCCTGGCGGTCTGGGTGTTCTCGATCGTCTACTGA